The genomic segment CATAATTTAAGTCGGGTATTTTTCAAAGCGACTTGTTGCTGAATTAACTCTCGCTGCTTGTAATCAAGCAGGGCTATTCTTCCCCGAATCCCGCGCTCCTTGTGTTTTTTAACTTTTAAGAGTTGTTCTAACATGCCCCCCCACAGAGCAAGCCATTTCATGTTGCACCTGCTCAAAATCAAATAACTCTTGCGTTTGCTGACAGAGAAAACGCTGAATATCCTGATGACGATCTAGGGCCTCATCAGCCTCGGCATCTTGTCCCCTTTGATACTCACCGACCCGAACTAATAACTCGATATCCCGATAACTGGCTAATAAGCGCCGAAGTTTCCCCGCACACTTTAGCTGCTCGGGCGTACTGATTTGATTCATGACCCGGCTAACACTTGCCAAAACATCGATCGCCGGGTAATGGTTCGCCTCTGCCAGACGCCGTGACAAAACAATATGCCCATCCAGAATTGAACGAACCTCATCCGCGACCGGCTCATTCATATTGTCTCCCTCAACCAGAACTGTATAGATCCCAGTGATGCTACCAACCGCAGCCGGCCCCGCGCGTTCTAATAGTCTTGGGAGCTGAGCAAACATACTGGGAGGAAAGCCCCCAGCTGCCGGAGGCTCTCCAGCGGCTAAGCCAATTTCGCGAGATGCCCGGGCAAATCGGGTTAACGAGTCAACCATCAGCAACACATTTTTCCCCTGATCACGAAAATATTCAGCAATAGTGGTTGCGGTAAAGGCTGCCTTAAGGCGCTCCAGAGCAGGCCGATCTGAGGTGGCAACCACAGTCACAGTTTTTTTTCGCGCCTGGGGACCTAAGATCTGATCCAAAAACTCCCGAACCTCCCGTCCCCGCTCTCCCACCAGAGCAAGCACCACGACATCTGCCTGACAGCCAGCAGTCATCATCCCAAGCAGGGTACTTTTTCCTCCACCAGCGGCCGCAAAGATGCCGATTCGCTGACCCTTTCCACAGGTTAGCAGGCCATCAATCGAACGGATCCCAAGAGGCAACACCTCATTTATTAGCCCCCTGGTCAAAGGAGGAGGCGCCTCAGCCATTAAGGGACGATGCTCCTGGATCAGGACGGGTTTATCCCCAGCTTCAATCAACTGCCCCAATCCGTCAACAACCGAGCCAATCAAATAATTGCCCAAGGGAACCTGATGTCCCTGCCCCAGGGGCCAGACCGGTTGGCCACAACTCACCCCAACAGGCTCAGCAAATGGGGAGAGCAAAGCCTCATCGCCCTGAAGGCCAACAACCTCGGCACTCAGATCTTCACCGACCAGGCATAACTCTCCCAGCCCGACTCCCGGGAGATGGGCTCGAAGCAAAGTCTGCCCGACTGAGTTCACTCGTCCGGCTCTGCGAACCCCATCATTAGACCAATGCTGCTGGCTCAAATTACTGTATAACTCATCCATCACTCGATTTAATTCAGGCCGCCGCATCACTGAGCTCCTCGCCAATCAGGTCGATACTTCCCAGAACCTTGAGTTCCACCTCATCTCCCAGCTCCTGAAAAGAGAGCACCGGCAGTGCATAAAGATCTCTTTCAATAATTTTTCTCAGATAGCGCCGCACATCAATTGCGGTCAATAGGACACTCTCATGCTCCGGATCTGATAGATGACTTTTAATCTGTTGTAAAATGGCAGCATTTTGTTGAGGGCTCAGTGCCGAGTATCCCCCGGCAGAGGTTTGGCGAATCGATTCCCGGATGAGATTTTCTATTCCCTCTCCGATCAGGAAACAGCTAATCCTGGATTCTCCTTTCTGAAAGCGGCCGACTATATGTCGCCTCAGGGCAACCCGCACATACTCGGTCAATAGCACCACATCTTTCTCTTTTTGAGACCACTCCAACAGAGCTTCAAAGACGCTCCTCAGATCCCGAATCGAGATCCCCTCAGCGACCAAGCGTTGGAGTATCTCTGCCACCTTGCCAGTTGGTAATTGCCGTTGCAGCTCTTTCACCAGCTCAGAATATTTACCCTCCATACCATCCATCAGGAAGCGACACTCCTGCACTCCCACAAACTCACCCGCATAGCGACTCAAAACTCTGCTGAGTAAAGCCATAATCTGCTCTTCACCATGAAATACCTGGCTGCCCATGGCTGCTATCGACTCTCCTTGAGCCATCTCCACCCAACATAAAGGCTCTCCGCCAAAAGGGAGTGGCTGTTCAATGGCATTTACAAAAGACTCGGCTCTCCCTGCCACCAGCACCTGTCCTTCGGGCAGACTTAGGGTCAGGACCGGCTCCTGATATAACAGGATCTGTAGGGTTCTGGCGGGAAGCGTTCTGTCCTGATGAAGATTAATTTCAGGCAGGGGCACTCCCAGTTGCTCAAACTTTTGCCAGCGCAACTCATCGATCGATTTCAGTAGACCAGTGCCTTTTGCCAACTCTGGTGAGAGTCGCAGCATCAGTGGCACTGCACCCGGCTGAACACTTCCCGGACTATATTCATCACTGGCCATTGCCGAAGAGCTGGCTCCTGTCGTCTGATTTTTGCCTCGACGCATCAATAGCAAAGCCCCGCCAAGTAACATGACGGCCAAGGTCAAAAACACCAAAAACGGGAAGCCTGGGATGATCGCGAATATCACCAAGACTCCAACGGCTATGAGCAGGGCTTGAGGCTGATGGCCGATCTGGCTGGTCAGATCCTTTGCCAAATTCTGTTTTTCCTCCCCCGGAACCCGGGTCACAATAATCCCTGCGGTGATCGAGATCAGCAATGCCGGGATCTGGGCGATGAGTCCATCACCGACCGAAAGAATGGCATAAGTAGATGCTGCATCTGACGCGCTCATGCCATGCTGCATCACTCCAACGGTTATCCCTCCTAAAATATTGACCAAAATAACGATCATTCCCGCGATCGCGTCACCCTTCACAAACTTCATTGCCCCATCCATGGCTCCGTAAAGCTGACTCTCTTTCTGAACCAGGGTTCTCTGACGCTTGGCTTCTGCAGCATCGATGATTCCGGCACGCATATCCCCATCGATACTCATCTGCTTACCCGGCATTCCATCCAGAGAGAAGCGGGCTCCGACCTCTGCAACCCGCTCAGAGCCCTTGGTGATGACGATAAACTGGACAATCGTGATAATGGCAAAGATGATCATGCCGACCACCAGATTGCCGCCGACAACAAAATTACCAAAGGTATAAACGATCTCTCCTGCATCGTGCTGGAGCAAAATTAATCGACTGGTACTTATGGTCAGCGAAAGCCTGAAAAGAGTCGTAATTAATAGTACGGAAGGGAAGACTGAAAATTCGAGTGGCTCTCTGATATAAACGGCAATCATCAGGAGTATGATTGAAAACGTCAGATTAATTGCAATCAGGAGATCCACAAGCGCCGTCGGCAGAGGCAATATCATCATGAAGATGGCAACCATCAACATGATGATCAAAATAACATCTTGTCTGCCAGCAGCCATCGATAGAATCTGAGTTAGGCGCTTCATGGATAACTCCTTAAGCTTTTCTGAAGCAGACGGCTTAATAGCTGATAGAGAGAGAAAAGCTTATCGCCATTAAATTGCTCAACCGGGATCCCGACTGAACAAACTAATTGCTTTCCAAGTTGATAGCAGCGAGTAGGAAGACCTAGAGTCCTCTGAGGAGGCAAACGCTCCAGCATCCAACGTTGGGCTCGATAGAGAGATTGAAGATCCATATCCATAGCTATCGAGAATAGTAATCGGCTCTGTTTCACTTCGAAGAATAGCCGCTCAGAGCCACGAGTCAGCTCCAGATGCTCATCCGGACGAATACCCGATACTCCCAGAAGTTCCAAAAATCGGTCCAGATTTCTCTGTGTTTTCAAGTCCATAAATCATACACCCAACTCCACTCTGTAAGTATCATCTCTGTTATTGTCAGCTTTCACTATCGGGTGAACACCTTAGACCGATCTTAGAAACTCTGAGCTCAGCCTTACAGGACTAGCCTATGATGTATCAATTAAATCCTTTAGCTATCAACTAGATTAATAACCGTAAAACCACTATGAGTTCACTGATATAACAGCAATAGCATTCCAATTGTTTTTTTTACTCGGTCATGTTAAGAGTAATTAAAAAACCTGACACTCTATTAATCTTCTCAAACCACAGGAGACAATGCTGGCTAATAATTTATAATCAAAAAACATATCACAGTTCAGTTATTCTGAATCAGCATAGTTTTCTAATAACTCTGAAAGTGTATCTAAAATCTGCTCCCGCTGATCTTCATCTGAAAAGCAGGGCTCAGGCATAAACTTGATCACCTCATGACAATGTCGGCAATAAGAAAGACGCAACCCGATGCTCTCTAGCTCAAGCTGATTGATTCTGGATTCAATCCAATCCGGATACACCCAGGACTGTTCAATCAACAGCACTAACTCTTCGAGGATCTCCAGACCGGATAATT from the Dongshaea marina genome contains:
- a CDS encoding EscN/YscN/HrcN family type III secretion system ATPase yields the protein MRRPELNRVMDELYSNLSQQHWSNDGVRRAGRVNSVGQTLLRAHLPGVGLGELCLVGEDLSAEVVGLQGDEALLSPFAEPVGVSCGQPVWPLGQGHQVPLGNYLIGSVVDGLGQLIEAGDKPVLIQEHRPLMAEAPPPLTRGLINEVLPLGIRSIDGLLTCGKGQRIGIFAAAGGGKSTLLGMMTAGCQADVVVLALVGERGREVREFLDQILGPQARKKTVTVVATSDRPALERLKAAFTATTIAEYFRDQGKNVLLMVDSLTRFARASREIGLAAGEPPAAGGFPPSMFAQLPRLLERAGPAAVGSITGIYTVLVEGDNMNEPVADEVRSILDGHIVLSRRLAEANHYPAIDVLASVSRVMNQISTPEQLKCAGKLRRLLASYRDIELLVRVGEYQRGQDAEADEALDRHQDIQRFLCQQTQELFDFEQVQHEMACSVGGHVRTTLKS
- a CDS encoding EscV/YscV/HrcV family type III secretion system export apparatus protein — its product is MKRLTQILSMAAGRQDVILIIMLMVAIFMMILPLPTALVDLLIAINLTFSIILLMIAVYIREPLEFSVFPSVLLITTLFRLSLTISTSRLILLQHDAGEIVYTFGNFVVGGNLVVGMIIFAIITIVQFIVITKGSERVAEVGARFSLDGMPGKQMSIDGDMRAGIIDAAEAKRQRTLVQKESQLYGAMDGAMKFVKGDAIAGMIVILVNILGGITVGVMQHGMSASDAASTYAILSVGDGLIAQIPALLISITAGIIVTRVPGEEKQNLAKDLTSQIGHQPQALLIAVGVLVIFAIIPGFPFLVFLTLAVMLLGGALLLMRRGKNQTTGASSSAMASDEYSPGSVQPGAVPLMLRLSPELAKGTGLLKSIDELRWQKFEQLGVPLPEINLHQDRTLPARTLQILLYQEPVLTLSLPEGQVLVAGRAESFVNAIEQPLPFGGEPLCWVEMAQGESIAAMGSQVFHGEEQIMALLSRVLSRYAGEFVGVQECRFLMDGMEGKYSELVKELQRQLPTGKVAEILQRLVAEGISIRDLRSVFEALLEWSQKEKDVVLLTEYVRVALRRHIVGRFQKGESRISCFLIGEGIENLIRESIRQTSAGGYSALSPQQNAAILQQIKSHLSDPEHESVLLTAIDVRRYLRKIIERDLYALPVLSFQELGDEVELKVLGSIDLIGEELSDAAA
- a CDS encoding type III secretion system chaperone family protein codes for the protein MDLKTQRNLDRFLELLGVSGIRPDEHLELTRGSERLFFEVKQSRLLFSIAMDMDLQSLYRAQRWMLERLPPQRTLGLPTRCYQLGKQLVCSVGIPVEQFNGDKLFSLYQLLSRLLQKSLRSYP